One region of Mucilaginibacter sp. 14171R-50 genomic DNA includes:
- a CDS encoding DUF5977 domain-containing protein has protein sequence MKKIFFYLQFMLIIRMGLAQPPGNGDPTNYIRTDLVPASPNASSIGRYGEIPVNMSTGMANLSIPLFTVSGNDLSLPVTLNYNYSGYRPVEPVGWVGLGWSLNAGGVISLTVKDRLDNTASLNRDYDDLAIQDSINLAFGPGVEFLNQIAIGHIDSEPDIYSFNFSNYSGKFIRFQGQFYCFPAQKFKISALAGGFKIVTDDGVQYFFTETETSSQKSSQGVYNLPTYTSSWYLTKVTNAANTENIYLDYASESTIIRGSSFVQTLKQFVSSNNYGGPGASDQLFPPVAPYGVYITPKRLVSITSEKYRVSFSGTPRLDVPGTQALSWVTITNSDMAAVKRFLLKHNDLSNLRLDTLIETNYLPGDDGPAQYDTANARKYAFDYVPASGSNWGNAWVDHYGYYTGRGDFNGTMIPNTIYQSGVDRSPVLGGTQQGALTKVTYPTGGYSTFEYELNKVYDGQSYVMNGKTLNDAITRPSNNPNGLISTLPKHFQLTTPQTVTVTISRTPKSSGGDGIVHNPYKDFEIGGDTTLSTWIAMQADNGGKSFTYALAAGTYSIRFYCDANENQVTGQLDYKQQTTTPIEGKEVGGLRIRKITSFPLTGQPSSKEYSYTRPDGFSSGVTNLGAYNQRNMEERESLSGMSWYSNFFLISTSVIGENYQMGVPQYYKSVLESVSSGAGKFSTRTDFESFEDLSMGIEPVRITTYKNAASNQLVPSQLVEYHYERKLENYFHALHPEKTMEAHAGPLPLYAYDMNRYNLVSGWRYLAWQRNMSYEGNDTLETLTENQYDVNGTRNLVSVQTTDSRGLRQITRYKYPQDYAAALAAPFVAANVLAPVFEQQKWRKSGTDSLLLSAVVTKYDSLVYKPVSVSTLGGQNIHILNNQGKDGLGKYLTLLSDTRFEGRVNYAYDSFGKVVGQQLAVGPALSYKWAYSTVPHFPNTSTNKTYVIAECRNAAETEFYYEGFEDDASAAVGPGHTGSHFHDGNLTVSWTRPNARAYLISYWYRSGTVWKFSLPQSYAASSFVLAGGDAYDDIRIYPADAQLTTYTYIPGIGVSSMTDAKNLTTFYEYDLYNRLKNVKDSQGNIRQNLEYHYAGNQLVGYGAGPFSNAAVSVTLARNNCGIYEEGSSLTYTVGAGKYKGATQAEADAYAQADLLANAQNYVNKFGTCTYGGNVE, from the coding sequence ATGAAAAAAATATTTTTCTACCTGCAATTTATGTTGATCATCCGGATGGGTTTGGCACAGCCACCTGGTAACGGCGACCCTACAAACTACATCCGTACGGACCTGGTACCGGCGTCACCGAACGCTTCCAGTATTGGCCGTTACGGCGAGATCCCGGTGAATATGTCAACCGGTATGGCCAATTTAAGCATACCGCTATTTACCGTATCGGGAAACGACCTTAGCTTACCAGTAACCTTAAATTATAATTACAGCGGTTATCGCCCGGTAGAGCCCGTGGGTTGGGTTGGCTTGGGCTGGTCGCTCAATGCCGGAGGGGTCATTTCGCTAACGGTCAAGGACCGACTGGATAATACAGCGTCCCTCAACCGGGACTATGACGACCTTGCCATACAGGATTCCATTAACCTGGCGTTCGGACCCGGAGTGGAATTCCTCAATCAAATCGCTATCGGCCATATCGATTCTGAGCCAGATATCTACAGCTTTAATTTCAGCAACTACTCCGGAAAATTTATCCGTTTTCAGGGGCAGTTTTATTGTTTTCCGGCCCAAAAGTTTAAGATCAGTGCCTTGGCGGGCGGATTTAAGATCGTAACGGATGACGGCGTTCAGTATTTTTTCACGGAAACGGAGACCAGCAGCCAAAAAAGTTCCCAAGGGGTTTATAATTTGCCGACCTACACCTCTTCCTGGTATTTGACCAAGGTAACCAACGCGGCCAACACGGAAAACATATACCTCGACTATGCCAGTGAGTCAACGATCATCCGGGGAAGTTCATTTGTACAAACACTGAAACAGTTTGTGAGCAGCAATAATTACGGCGGGCCCGGCGCATCGGACCAATTGTTTCCCCCCGTTGCCCCATATGGGGTTTACATAACGCCCAAACGCCTGGTTTCGATCACTTCGGAAAAATATAGGGTCAGTTTCTCGGGTACGCCCCGGCTGGATGTACCGGGCACCCAGGCATTGAGCTGGGTAACCATCACGAACAGCGATATGGCGGCCGTTAAGCGGTTCTTACTCAAACATAATGATCTGTCCAACTTGCGTCTGGATACGCTCATTGAAACGAACTACCTGCCCGGTGACGACGGACCGGCTCAGTACGATACAGCAAACGCGAGAAAGTACGCTTTTGATTACGTGCCCGCCAGCGGCTCGAACTGGGGTAACGCGTGGGTGGACCATTATGGGTATTATACCGGGAGGGGGGATTTTAACGGGACCATGATCCCGAATACAATTTATCAGAGCGGGGTTGACCGTTCTCCCGTGTTGGGTGGGACGCAACAGGGGGCGCTTACAAAGGTGACTTACCCGACCGGGGGCTACAGTACCTTCGAGTACGAGTTGAACAAAGTTTACGACGGTCAAAGTTATGTAATGAACGGAAAAACTTTGAACGATGCCATCACCCGGCCATCCAACAATCCGAATGGGCTGATCAGCACGCTGCCGAAGCACTTTCAACTCACGACACCGCAAACGGTAACGGTGACGATCAGCAGGACGCCGAAATCAAGCGGAGGCGATGGTATCGTCCATAACCCCTATAAGGATTTCGAGATCGGAGGAGACACGACGCTTTCGACCTGGATCGCCATGCAGGCGGACAATGGCGGTAAATCGTTTACCTATGCTTTAGCCGCCGGTACTTACAGTATCCGTTTTTACTGTGACGCGAATGAAAATCAGGTCACGGGCCAACTGGACTATAAACAACAAACGACCACCCCTATTGAGGGTAAAGAGGTAGGCGGACTCCGGATCAGGAAGATCACTTCATTCCCATTGACAGGACAGCCCAGTAGTAAAGAATATAGCTATACCAGGCCGGATGGCTTTTCCAGCGGCGTTACCAACCTGGGTGCTTACAATCAACGCAACATGGAAGAACGGGAATCACTTTCCGGGATGTCCTGGTACAGCAACTTTTTTTTGATCTCCACCTCCGTGATCGGCGAAAACTACCAGATGGGTGTCCCGCAATATTATAAGTCCGTCCTTGAATCGGTCAGTTCCGGGGCCGGCAAATTCAGCACCCGGACCGATTTTGAATCATTCGAAGATCTGTCGATGGGCATAGAACCGGTCCGTATTACCACTTACAAAAATGCAGCAAGCAATCAGCTTGTGCCTTCGCAACTGGTGGAATATCATTATGAGCGGAAGCTGGAAAATTATTTTCACGCGCTGCACCCGGAAAAAACAATGGAGGCCCATGCCGGGCCCTTGCCACTCTACGCGTATGATATGAACCGCTACAACCTTGTCTCGGGTTGGCGTTATCTTGCCTGGCAGCGCAACATGAGCTATGAAGGCAACGATACCTTGGAAACTCTGACGGAAAACCAGTATGATGTCAATGGGACGAGAAACCTGGTGTCCGTGCAAACCACAGACAGCCGCGGCCTGCGGCAGATCACCAGGTATAAATATCCGCAAGATTATGCCGCCGCCCTTGCTGCCCCTTTTGTGGCCGCAAATGTCCTGGCGCCGGTATTTGAACAGCAGAAATGGCGAAAAAGCGGCACTGATTCTTTGCTTTTATCCGCAGTGGTTACCAAGTATGACAGCCTGGTATATAAGCCGGTCAGCGTGAGTACCTTGGGTGGCCAGAATATTCATATACTGAACAACCAGGGGAAGGACGGGCTCGGAAAATATTTGACACTGCTCAGCGACACGCGTTTTGAAGGGCGTGTCAATTATGCCTACGATAGCTTTGGCAAGGTCGTGGGGCAGCAGTTAGCCGTCGGGCCGGCGCTCTCTTATAAATGGGCCTATTCCACCGTGCCGCACTTTCCGAATACCAGTACGAACAAAACTTATGTGATCGCCGAATGCAGGAACGCGGCGGAAACCGAATTTTATTACGAAGGGTTTGAGGATGACGCCTCCGCGGCTGTGGGTCCCGGGCATACGGGCAGCCATTTCCATGACGGAAATCTTACGGTCAGTTGGACGCGGCCCAATGCCCGCGCTTATCTCATCAGCTATTGGTACCGAAGCGGAACAGTGTGGAAATTTAGCCTTCCGCAAAGTTATGCGGCATCATCCTTTGTGCTTGCGGGTGGCGACGCCTACGACGATATACGGATATACCCTGCCGATGCGCAGCTGACCACCTATACCTATATCCCGGGCATAGGGGTCAGTAGCATGACAGATGCCAAAAATTTGACGACTTTTTATGAATATGACCTTTACAACCGGCTCAAAAATGTCAAAGACAGTCAAGGCAATATCCGGCAAAACCTGGAGTACCATTATGCGGGCAACCAGTTGGTTGGTTATGGCGCAGGCCCTTTCAGCAATGCTGCCGTGTCAGTTACCCTTGCGCGGAACAATTGCGGGATTTATGAGGAGGGGTCCAGTTTGACGTATACCGTAGGGGCCGGCAAATACAAAGGCGCGACGCAGGCCGAGGCGGATGCTTATGCCCAGGCGGACCTGCTGGCTAACGCGCAAAATTATGTCAATAAGTTCGGAACGTGTACATATGGAGGGAACGTGGAGTGA
- a CDS encoding DUF6443 domain-containing protein, with the protein MRTVAYFDGLGRPLQTVQVQATSSSNDIVQPFVYDAFGREAYKFLPFAYSGTGTGAYRSDALVKQAAYYDPTPGNTNPQQTNGVVRTAYPYAVTGFEPSPQNRVVEQGAPGASWQLPGTGDGGSTGHTLRMVYSTNDQSGFSTAVSATNMGSHKVALYTAAVNADGSRTLARTGNTATYSSGELYLTITRDENWQPADGCLGTTEEYKDKVGHVVLKRTYNKIKSGGSYVLEMLSTYYVYDDMGQLAFVLPPASKGDNTTVISVSNLAAYVYQYRYDERGRLMQKKLPAKGWEYMVYNKLDQVVATQDSVQRMKAPQEWTVSKYDAMGRVILTGIYQHPGSVAGADNRAGVQALVNAVTTLWESRVSTGDGYTSAAWPATLSATLQVNYYDDYDIPGRLYSSTGYSTRTTGLLTASKVNVLGTTDMLWTVNYYDEEGRPARSFSQHYQGGGTALNKYNYDMVTTTYNFNDQPMSVARAHYRRNTAGTAGVLSLTSTDTYSYDHMGRKIRSYNQLKHEALTAQAKVALNRFYYNGIGQVIQKGLHSLTPYTAYLQSVYYRYNERGWLTSINNSTLSDDGGYTNSAGNAAFGMEIAYQGTSTGRPQYNGNISTVKWKQGRTDLSLPLPGQQSYDYDYDRLNRLTAAVSTSSAAKDGFYNEALTYDQMGNITALGRNEKVSGVKTQIDTLSYSYNGNRLTRVDDASAYNGLAGFTDGVQVANEYTYDGNANMRKDLNKGITSINYNMLNLPESITVNGNTVTYTYDASGRKLKKVFTAGSNITTTEYIGGIQYTNGAIDFIQNEEGRARLSGTVYKYEYDLKDHLGNTRTTVTWDAADATQLTPKILQQNDYYAFGLSIKSLEPNVPSPKNQYLYNGKELQDETGLYDYGARLYDPAVGRWTTIDPKSEKYPSLSPYNYVNNNPIRSIDPNGAEIVDANGKPITYTVNKDGSLAWSPNATSGAMTIGNALAKSGAIGDLDAFRDSKVKVSLVYSTANGGDELGHTDNYFISGTDQVAKATVTVFGGSVDEMQQNVEAGKTYAGDKGHLQTVALQLGDKDAVIAGAAGHERIHGTDPQNQKDISSNNKKGTNKDVEAAPNANEKKILERAVMKDVVKKIPCL; encoded by the coding sequence ATGCGAACGGTCGCGTATTTTGACGGTTTGGGGCGTCCGCTTCAAACGGTTCAGGTCCAGGCGACGAGCAGTTCGAACGACATTGTTCAGCCATTTGTGTATGACGCTTTTGGCAGGGAAGCGTATAAGTTCCTGCCGTTTGCCTATTCGGGGACAGGCACGGGCGCCTACCGGAGCGACGCGCTGGTCAAGCAGGCGGCGTATTATGATCCCACGCCGGGCAACACGAACCCGCAGCAGACCAACGGCGTGGTGCGGACGGCGTACCCGTACGCAGTAACGGGCTTTGAGCCCTCGCCGCAGAACCGGGTGGTAGAGCAGGGAGCCCCGGGCGCGTCCTGGCAGCTGCCGGGCACGGGGGATGGAGGCAGCACGGGCCATACGCTGCGCATGGTTTACAGCACCAATGACCAGTCCGGTTTCAGCACAGCGGTATCGGCTACCAATATGGGGAGCCATAAGGTAGCGCTGTACACGGCCGCGGTGAATGCGGACGGGAGCCGGACGCTGGCCAGGACGGGGAATACGGCTACTTATAGTAGCGGGGAGCTGTACCTGACCATCACGCGGGACGAGAACTGGCAGCCGGCGGACGGGTGCCTGGGCACCACGGAAGAATATAAGGATAAAGTGGGGCATGTAGTGCTCAAGCGGACGTATAACAAGATCAAAAGCGGGGGCAGCTATGTGCTGGAGATGCTCTCGACGTATTATGTGTATGATGATATGGGGCAGCTGGCCTTTGTATTGCCACCGGCCTCGAAGGGGGATAATACCACCGTTATCAGCGTAAGCAACCTGGCGGCCTATGTTTACCAGTACCGCTACGATGAACGTGGGCGGCTGATGCAAAAGAAGCTGCCGGCCAAAGGCTGGGAGTATATGGTGTACAATAAGCTCGACCAGGTGGTGGCCACCCAGGATTCGGTGCAGCGGATGAAAGCGCCGCAGGAGTGGACGGTGAGCAAATACGATGCGATGGGCAGGGTGATCCTGACGGGTATCTATCAGCACCCGGGCAGCGTTGCGGGGGCGGACAACCGCGCTGGCGTACAAGCCCTGGTCAATGCGGTTACGACCTTATGGGAAAGCCGGGTAAGCACGGGTGATGGATATACCAGTGCAGCCTGGCCGGCAACGCTGTCCGCTACGCTGCAGGTCAATTATTATGACGATTACGATATTCCCGGGAGACTTTATTCATCCACCGGGTACAGCACCCGCACGACCGGGCTGCTGACGGCCAGCAAGGTCAACGTACTGGGGACCACGGATATGCTGTGGACGGTGAACTATTATGATGAGGAAGGGCGGCCGGCACGCAGCTTCAGCCAGCATTACCAGGGGGGCGGCACGGCATTGAATAAGTACAACTATGATATGGTGACCACCACCTATAACTTTAACGACCAGCCCATGTCGGTTGCCCGCGCGCATTACCGCCGTAACACGGCGGGTACGGCGGGGGTGCTGTCCCTGACCTCGACCGACACCTATTCTTATGACCATATGGGCAGGAAGATCCGGAGCTACAACCAGCTCAAACACGAGGCGCTGACGGCGCAGGCGAAGGTGGCTTTGAACCGGTTCTATTATAACGGGATCGGGCAGGTGATCCAAAAAGGGCTGCACTCGCTTACCCCTTACACAGCCTACCTGCAAAGCGTGTACTACCGCTATAACGAGCGGGGGTGGCTGACCAGCATCAACAACAGTACGCTGAGCGATGACGGCGGGTACACCAACAGCGCCGGCAATGCCGCTTTCGGGATGGAGATCGCCTACCAGGGCACCAGCACAGGCAGGCCGCAGTACAACGGCAACATCTCGACGGTCAAATGGAAGCAGGGACGCACGGACCTGTCGCTTCCGCTGCCCGGACAGCAAAGCTACGATTACGATTACGACCGGCTGAACCGGCTGACGGCGGCGGTATCGACCAGCAGCGCTGCCAAGGACGGCTTTTATAACGAAGCGCTCACCTATGACCAGATGGGCAACATCACGGCCCTTGGGCGTAACGAAAAGGTCAGCGGGGTCAAGACGCAGATCGATACACTGAGCTATTCCTACAATGGGAACCGGCTGACGCGCGTGGACGATGCCTCGGCCTATAATGGGCTGGCGGGGTTCACGGACGGCGTGCAGGTGGCGAACGAGTACACCTATGACGGAAATGCCAACATGCGCAAGGACCTGAATAAGGGGATCACCAGCATTAACTACAATATGCTGAACCTGCCGGAAAGCATCACGGTCAACGGCAATACGGTAACGTATACCTATGACGCGTCAGGCAGAAAGCTCAAGAAGGTGTTTACGGCGGGCAGCAATATCACCACGACGGAATACATCGGCGGGATCCAGTACACGAACGGGGCGATAGACTTCATCCAGAACGAAGAGGGGCGGGCCAGGTTATCGGGGACGGTGTACAAATATGAGTACGACCTCAAGGACCATCTGGGCAACACGCGCACAACGGTGACCTGGGATGCGGCGGACGCTACGCAACTTACGCCCAAGATCCTGCAGCAGAACGACTACTACGCCTTCGGCTTATCGATAAAATCACTGGAGCCGAATGTACCGAGCCCAAAAAATCAGTACCTTTACAATGGTAAGGAGTTGCAGGACGAAACCGGCCTGTACGATTACGGCGCAAGGCTGTATGATCCGGCAGTAGGGAGATGGACAACGATTGATCCCAAATCTGAAAAATATCCGTCTTTATCTCCGTATAATTACGTTAATAATAACCCGATTAGAAGTATTGATCCAAATGGGGCTGAAATTGTGGATGCAAACGGCAAGCCTATTACTTATACTGTAAACAAAGATGGTTCACTCGCCTGGTCGCCAAATGCCACATCTGGCGCAATGACTATCGGAAATGCGTTAGCAAAAAGTGGCGCAATCGGCGACTTGGATGCTTTCAGGGATTCTAAAGTTAAAGTATCTTTGGTCTATTCAACCGCGAATGGTGGTGATGAATTGGGACATACAGATAACTATTTTATATCAGGCACAGATCAGGTTGCAAAAGCAACTGTTACTGTTTTTGGTGGTAGCGTGGATGAAATGCAGCAAAATGTTGAGGCCGGAAAAACCTATGCAGGCGACAAAGGTCATTTGCAAACGGTTGCTTTGCAATTGGGGGATAAAGATGCCGTTATTGCTGGTGCCGCCGGACATGAACGAATACATGGAACTGATCCACAAAATCAAAAAGATATTAGTTCAAATAATAAAAAGGGAACAAATAAAGACGTTGAAGCTGCCCCCAATGCCAACGAAAAAAAGATATTGGAAAGGGCGGTTATGAAAGATGTAGTAAAAAAAATTCCTTGTTTATAA
- a CDS encoding Crp/Fnr family transcriptional regulator, with amino-acid sequence MNAELLIQTLNFISPLSSALDQRFRELLKEERLPKRTLLLRAGEVSRKIYFINEGFARAFHLTRHGRECTSWFMGRGDLMISVYSFYTQKPAEENIELLENSELLSMTWNQLQSIYAEFPEYNFTGRLVTEKYYMLSEERTILLRTSSARERYEKLLQLHPGITQKATLGQVASYLGITPETLSRVRGNKTVLT; translated from the coding sequence ATGAATGCAGAACTGCTTATACAAACACTCAATTTTATCTCGCCCTTGTCATCCGCATTGGACCAGCGCTTCCGCGAATTGCTTAAAGAAGAACGCCTGCCAAAGCGTACGTTGCTGCTCCGCGCGGGGGAGGTTTCTAGAAAAATATATTTTATCAATGAAGGCTTCGCCAGGGCATTTCATTTGACCCGGCATGGGCGCGAATGCACCTCCTGGTTTATGGGCCGGGGCGATCTGATGATCTCGGTTTATAGCTTTTACACACAAAAACCGGCGGAGGAAAATATCGAATTATTGGAAAACAGCGAATTACTGTCCATGACCTGGAACCAGTTGCAAAGTATCTACGCGGAGTTCCCGGAATACAATTTCACAGGCCGCCTCGTAACCGAAAAGTATTACATGCTTTCTGAAGAGAGGACGATACTGCTCCGCACCTCCTCCGCCCGGGAGCGGTATGAAAAGCTGTTGCAGTTGCACCCGGGCATTACGCAGAAAGCTACGCTGGGGCAGGTGGCCTCCTATCTCGGCATTACACCGGAAACCCTCAGCCGCGTCCGTGGAAATAAGACGGTTTTGACATAA
- a CDS encoding RteC domain-containing protein: MTALDKMLGLLNKEDMPELERVQRSIIYCKKALKIIRTCVYQNVFDTPEAEIYFFKYTKPLFYSKFIYYVNIYRYLIQRPPGGEEALQAYVSFHLAELQRFFDSNKAFYQYYRSGSEQMDHSYFTRDGYKLAMEPEEFEEDEHYSTSHDYKISKIMANEKLQAYFKYELARTGRDDLSTLGKPFPFRHPQWTASQTDAVELLYALKTGCAVNNGNIDIAELVAIWEFIFQIELKESYHKLLDISKRKKEMFVFLVRLRDSLWNFIREKFE, translated from the coding sequence TTGACGGCCTTGGACAAAATGCTGGGCCTGCTCAATAAAGAAGATATGCCCGAGCTGGAACGCGTACAGCGATCCATCATTTACTGTAAAAAGGCCCTGAAAATAATCCGGACCTGTGTTTATCAAAATGTCTTCGATACCCCGGAAGCGGAAATTTACTTTTTCAAATACACCAAGCCCTTATTTTACAGCAAGTTCATTTACTACGTTAATATTTACAGATATCTTATCCAGCGACCTCCCGGCGGCGAGGAAGCTCTGCAGGCCTATGTCAGCTTTCACCTGGCTGAGCTTCAACGTTTTTTTGACAGCAATAAGGCCTTTTACCAGTATTACCGCTCCGGGAGCGAGCAAATGGACCATAGCTATTTTACCCGGGATGGCTATAAGTTGGCGATGGAACCCGAGGAATTCGAAGAGGACGAACACTACTCCACTTCGCACGATTACAAGATATCCAAGATCATGGCCAATGAGAAACTCCAGGCTTATTTCAAATACGAACTCGCCAGGACCGGCCGCGATGACCTCAGCACTTTAGGGAAACCTTTCCCGTTTAGACACCCTCAATGGACGGCCAGCCAGACCGACGCCGTCGAACTCCTGTATGCCCTCAAAACTGGCTGCGCCGTCAATAATGGCAACATCGACATCGCCGAACTTGTGGCCATCTGGGAATTTATCTTCCAGATCGAGCTCAAAGAGAGCTATCATAAACTCCTTGACATCAGCAAACGCAAGAAAGAAATGTTCGTGTTCCTGGTCAGGTTAAGGGACAGCTTGTGGAATTTTATCCGGGAGAAATTTGAGTGA
- a CDS encoding DUF4134 domain-containing protein, with translation MAANFCSMKKIKVFIALLFIATVSMAQDGNAGINEATNQVKSYFATGTNLMYAIGAIVGLVGAIKVYKKWNDGEHDTGKVASSWFGSCIFLVVVATVLKSFFGV, from the coding sequence ATGGCCGCAAACTTTTGTAGCATGAAAAAGATCAAAGTATTCATCGCGTTACTGTTCATCGCAACAGTCTCAATGGCCCAGGACGGCAATGCAGGCATCAATGAAGCCACTAACCAGGTCAAAAGTTATTTCGCCACCGGCACCAACCTCATGTATGCCATCGGCGCTATTGTCGGTCTGGTCGGCGCGATCAAGGTCTATAAAAAGTGGAATGACGGCGAACATGATACCGGTAAAGTCGCCTCCAGCTGGTTCGGCTCCTGCATTTTCCTGGTCGTCGTAGCTACCGTACTCAAATCATTCTTCGGCGTATGA
- a CDS encoding DUF4133 domain-containing protein — MSYQINKGINRPIEFKGLKAQYIGYLGGGLVGLLVLFAALYLIGMAVYLCILIILGLGSGLFYKVFSLSHKYGEHGWMKRRAKRYLPDYLKFKSRRLFHEKR; from the coding sequence ATGAGTTACCAAATCAATAAAGGCATCAACCGGCCCATTGAGTTCAAGGGGCTGAAAGCGCAATACATTGGCTATTTGGGTGGCGGCTTAGTCGGCCTGCTTGTCTTGTTCGCCGCACTTTATTTGATTGGCATGGCTGTGTATTTATGTATCCTGATCATCCTGGGCTTAGGCAGCGGACTGTTCTACAAAGTATTCTCGTTAAGCCACAAGTATGGTGAACATGGTTGGATGAAACGTCGAGCCAAGCGGTATCTGCCGGATTATTTAAAATTCAAATCAAGGAGGTTATTTCATGAAAAGCGCTGA